In Thermoplasmatales archaeon, a single genomic region encodes these proteins:
- a CDS encoding DUF5591 domain-containing protein: MKYPKFANKDYIGLNGVSREQLIHPHFQEWQEWFLKEYEAPKNKICVFLPCAAIKPYYNSPIHKVINNVLSKYSKEIHKVVISNAGVVPYEYCDKYPFDSYDWNPLIEDEAIQKEYYKVTKQRIEGYLSIHTYRAHISYLRNRSISFRALKDACKNLGIKLYYEKLNEKISPKKDADLVLTYDENLKRLSKLLEGLL, translated from the coding sequence GTGAAATATCCGAAGTTCGCTAATAAGGATTATATCGGCCTTAATGGAGTCTCAAGGGAGCAGCTGATTCATCCTCATTTCCAAGAGTGGCAAGAGTGGTTCTTAAAAGAATATGAAGCTCCTAAAAACAAAATATGCGTGTTTTTGCCTTGTGCGGCCATAAAACCATACTATAATTCACCCATCCATAAGGTGATTAATAATGTTCTTAGTAAATATTCAAAGGAAATTCATAAGGTTGTTATCTCAAATGCAGGAGTTGTTCCTTATGAGTACTGTGATAAGTACCCGTTTGACTCATACGACTGGAACCCCTTGATAGAAGATGAAGCCATCCAAAAGGAATACTATAAAGTTACTAAGCAGAGAATTGAAGGTTATCTCTCAATACACACATATCGAGCTCATATATCGTATCTCAGGAATAGGTCCATATCTTTCAGGGCTTTAAAGGACGCTTGTAAGAATTTAGGGATAAAACTCTATTATGAGAAGCTAAATGAAAAAATATCCCCAAAAAAAGACGCAGATTTAGTATTAACCTATGATGAAAACCTTAAAAGATTATCAAAGTTATTGGAGGGTCTTCTTTGA